The Lepisosteus oculatus isolate fLepOcu1 chromosome 4, fLepOcu1.hap2, whole genome shotgun sequence genome window below encodes:
- the adra2a gene encoding alpha-2A adrenergic receptor, with protein MFNTESPLLDIEARSPMGCHNVTNETLPTGLPYTIQITVSLTILVGILILLTLFGNVLVVIAVFTSRALKAPQNLFLVSLASADILVATLVMPFSLANELMGYWYFGKAWCEIYLALDVLFCTSSIVHLCAISLDRYWSITQAIEYNLKRTPRRIKCIIFIVWVISAVISFPPLISIEKKGGKESPTCKINDEKWYIISSSIGSFFAPCIIMILVYIRIYQIAKKRTRIPPGKRHKDEADKKQNGFMDKDCPEKLNGEKGRNEEDGAGEGDINGEDVEDSSSSDHNVNNPCSIKKKNKNRGKGKTKLSQIKPGDSIPKKEDERNAKSSRWKGRQNREKRFTFVLAVVIGVFVICWFPFFFTYTLTAICDTCCVPETLFKFFFWFGYCNSSLNPVIYTIFNHDFRRSFKKILCKGERKRIV; from the coding sequence ATGTTCAACACAGAAAGTCCGCTCCTGGATATCGAGGCGAGGTCTCCAATGGGGTGCCACAACGTGACAAACGAAACTTTGCCAACAGGCCTTCCCTACACCATCCAGATCACGGTGTCCCTTACAATACTTGTGGGGATCCTCATCCTCCTAACATTGTTCGGTAACGTCCTAGTTGTCATAGCAGTGTTTACAAGTCGGGCCTTGAAAGCGCCCCAGAACTTGTTCTTGGTCTCATTAGCATCTGCTGACATCCTGGTGGCCACTCTGGTCATGCCCTTCTCCCTGGCCAATGAACTCATGGGCTACTGGTACTTTGGTAAAGCCTGGTGCGAGATCTATCTTGCCTtggatgttttgttttgcacttCTTCAATCGTCCATCTTTGCGCCATAAGTCTGGACAGGTACTGGTCCATCACCCAAGCCATCGAGTACAACCTCAAAAGAACTCCCCGACGGATCAAATGTATCATCTTTATTGTGTGGGTGATTTCGGCAGTCATATCCTTCCCACCTTTGATCTCAATAGAAAAGAAGGGTGGAAAGGAGAGTCCGACGTGCAAAATCAACGATGAGAAATGGTACATCATCTCTTCGAGCATAGGCTCCTTTTTTGCTCCGTGCATCATTATGATTCTCGTTTACATTAGAATATACCAGATTGCCAAGAAGAGAACGCGGATCCCTCCGGGGAAAAGACACAAAGACGAGGCAGATAAGAAGCAGAACGGCTTTATGGACAAGGACTGCCCCGAGAAACTAAACGGGGAAAAAGGTCGCAATGAGGAGGACGGGGCTGGAGAAGGCGATATCAACGGGGAGGACGTGGAGGACTCTTCTTCTTCGGATCACAACGTAAACAACCCGTGTTCTATtaagaaaaagaacaagaatCGGGGGAAGGGCAAAACGAAACTAAGCCAGATCAAACCCGGGGATAGCATTCCTAAAAAAGAAGATGAGCGTAATGCAAAGAGCTCCAGATGGAAGGGACGCCAAAACCGAGAAAAACGATTCACTTTCGTACTGGCTGTAGTAATCGGAGTTTTTGTTATCTGTTGGTTTCCCTTCTTCTTTACTTATACCCTGACTGCCATCTGCGACACTTGCTGCGTCCCCGAGACACTATTTAAATTTTTCTTTTGGTTCGGGTACTGCAACAGCTCCCTAAATCCCGTTATATATACCATATTCAATCACGACTTCAGGAGGTCTTTTAAGAAAATCCTCTGTAAAGGTGAACGGAAACGAATTGTTTAA